GCCCGCAATGTGGCCAGAGCCGGCGAGGACATAGCGCACCGGGCCGCCGAGAAGCCCCATGCCGATATAGGCGGATTTGGCCGGCGCGATGTGGTCTTCCTTGGTTGCTAGGCAATAGACGGGAATGGTGACCTTGCCCATGTCGATGCGCACGCCCGCCAACTCCGCCTTGCCCTTGGCGATGTTGTTCTCCAGGTAGCAGTTGCGCAGGTAATAAGAGTGGTTCGCCGCCGGCATGCGGGTGGAATCCGCGTTCCAATACAGCAGGTCGAAGGGGAAAGGCGCCTTGCCCTTCATGTAGTTGTTGACCACATAGGGCCAGATCAGGTCGTTGGAGCGCAGCATGTTGAAGGCGCTGGCCATCTTGGATCCTTCCAGGTAGCCAAGTTCCTTCATGCGCCGCTCAAGCGCTGCCAGCTGCTCCTCGTCCACGAACACCTTCAGGTCACCCGCATGGGTGAAGTCGATCTGAGTGGTCAGGAAGGTGCTGCTGGCGACCCGGTTGTCACCGGTCGCGGCCATGTAGGCGAGGGTCACGGCGAGCAGGGTGCCACCCACGCAATAGCCGATGGTGTGGGCCTGCGGCTCACCGGTGACGCGCTGGACCGCGTCGAGGGCAGCGAAAATGCCCTCGCGCATATAATCGTCGAAGCCCTTGGTGGCGAGGCGCGCGTCGGGATTGACCCAGGAAATCACGAACACGGTGAAACCCTGGTCCACCATCCATTTGATGTAGGATTTCTCAGGGGTCAGATCGAGGATGTAAAACTTGTTGATCCAGGGTGGCACCACCAGGATCGGCATCTTCTTCACGCTCGGCGTGGAGGGCTCATACTGGATGAGCTGCATCAGGTCGGTCTGGTAGATGACCTTGCCCGGGGTGAGCGCCAAGTTGCGGCCAACCTCGAAGGCGGACATATCCGTCTGGCGGATGCGCAGGTCGCCCTTGCCCTCGATCAGGTCCTCGGTGAGGTGCTTCATCCCGCGCACCAGATTCTCGCCAGAGGAGTTCAACGTCTCCCGCAGCAATTCTGGATTGGTCAGGATGAAGTTGGAGGGCGAGATGGCGTTGGAGATCTGGCGCACCAGGAACTCGGCCTTGTGCTTCAGATGGGGGTCGAGGCTGTCGGCCTCGGTGACCATGGATTCGGCCCAGGTGCTGGTGACGAGATAGGTCTGCTTCAGGGCGTCGAAGAAGGGATTGGCATTCCATTCGGGATCGCGGAAGCGGGCATCGCGCGGATCGGGTGCCACCACCGGCTCGGCCGGCTCGCCGGACATCTTTTTCAGCGCAGCGGTCCACACGGCCAGATAGCCGGACATGAGGCGGCTCTGCGCCTCCACGGTGCGCTTGGGGTCCGCCATCCAATACTCGGCGACGTTGCCGATGGTCTTCACCGCATCGGCCACTTCGTCCGCAAGCTCGTCCTTCTTCCCGTCTTCCCGCGGGCGGATATAGGCGGCCAGGGCCTTGCCGCCTTCCTCCACGAGCCGGGCGAGATTATTGGCGAAGGCGTCCATGTCCAGCTTGGGCTGGACCTGGGCTTGCGTGACGTCCCTCTGTTCCGACATTTGGCGTTCCCTGACCGCGCTGCCTGTTGGTGCAGGATAGGCTCCAGCAGCGACAGGCACGCAACCCCTGTTTCACAATTTTAGCTTCAGGCATACTAACGGTGCATTGCGCGGTGGGCGAGGGGCGCGACCTGCGGCGGAAGGAACGGTTCACATAAACAGGAACACCATGAGCCATCAGCACGCTATCCGCCCCAGCCGGGCCTTTTCCACGGGCCGCGCGGTCGCTCTCGTCCTGACGCTCGGCCTCGCCGTCACCTTGGGAGGATGTGCCGGAGATGGTGGTCCCTTCGCCTGGTTCGGCAAGGATCCCGACGTGCCAAAGGCCGCGCCCACGAACCAATTCCCCGGATTTGCCGACAAGCCGGTACAGCGCCCGCCCGTTTTGGATGCCGGTGGTCAGGCGGCCATGGAAACCGAGCTGGAAACCTTGGCGAAGCAGACCCGCCAGCGCGGCGACGAGGCCACCAAGGAGGACGTCCAGCAGTAACATTATCCCGCTTGACGAAAGGTCTTCCCCGGAGGGAAGAAAGAACGGCAAGCGGGAAATCGGTCATGTCGTTCGTCGTCCCGGCCCAGGAAAAGAACCGTCAAACCAAAGAGCCCATTCTGGTTGCCGGATATGGCGGCATCGGCGATCACGTGCGCTGTTTCGCCCTGGTGCGCCATGTGGCGGCGACTCATCCCGGGGCGCCCATCGATTTTCTCTGCCGCAGCCCTACGGACCGGGTGGTCCGCTTCGTGCCGGAATTGCGCAAGGCCTATGTGGACGATACGCCCCACGGCCGCTTCGGATTGAAGGAAAAGCTCGATCTGGCCGGGCGCCTGAGGCGCGAGGGGTATCGCCGGGTCTATGTGGTGAGCCGCACCATGAAAGCGGCGATCGTGCCGTTCCTGGCGGGAATCCCGGAGCGTGTCGGCTGGTTCGGTGAGGGGCGAGCGCTTCTGATCAACCGCATCCGCACCGGTGAGCGCGGCTATCCCGGCGAGACGGAAAAGATCTGCGGTCTCGCCGGCCCCGCGTCGGGAACCTGCCTGCCTCCCCGTCTGGTGGTTCCCCCGCAGGAGTTGCACGCCTGGCAGGACCGCACGCTGGGCGGTGCCCCCCGCGGGCCGGTGCTGGCGCTTGCGCCAGGGGCCTATAATCCTCATCGCCTTTGGCCCCCGGCCTATTTCGCGGATCTGGCGCGGCGCTTTGTTGAGCAGGGGTGGGAGGTCTGGGTTCTGGGCGGACCGCAAGAGCGGCAGGCCGCCGCCGAAATCGCCGCGCATGTGCCCGTGCGCGACTTCACAGGTGTGCCACTCGAGGAGGCGGTGCTGCAGATCCGCTCCGCCTCGCTCTTCGTCGGCAATGATTCCGGCATGTTGCACTTGGCAGGCGCCATTGGCACGCCGAGTGTGGGCCTGTTCGGCCCCACGACCGCCGAGGTCTCTGGTCCGCGCAATCCCAATGTCCATGCGGTGCGCCCGCCCACCGGCCATGTCAGCGTGGACAAGATCACGGTGGATGGGGTGGAGAAGGCGATCAGGGCCTGCACTTCGCAATCGCAACTTTCAATTGGTGCTTTTTCATTCAGCGAACAGTGATAGAAAGCTCCTTCGCCGCGCCCATGGAGCTTTGCGCGGCCTTTGGAGCTTGAGTGAGATGACCGATTTTCACCGTATTCGCCGGCTGCCGCCCTATGTGTTCGAGCAGGTGAACCGCGTGAAGGCCGCCGCCCGAAACAATGGCGTCGACATCATCGATCTCGGCATGGGCAATCCGGACCTCGAGGCGCCCGCCCATGTGCTCGAAAAGCTGAAGGAAACCATCGGCAAGCCGCGCACCGACCGCTATTCCGCCTCCAAGGGCATTCCCGGCCTGCGCCGTGCGCAGGCGGCCTATTATGAGCGGCGGTTCGGCGTGAAGGTGAATCCCGACACGCAGGTGGTGGCGACGCTGGGCTCGAAGGAGGGCTTCGCCAATATGGCGCAGGCCATCACCGCGCCGGGCGACGTGATCCTGACCCCCAATCCTTCCTACCCCATCCACGCCTTCGGCTTCCTGATGGCGGGCGGCGTGATCCGTTCCGTGCCGGTCGAGCCGGGGCCGGGCTTTTTCCACGCCATGGAGCGGGCGGTCCAGCATTCCATCCCGAAGCCCATCGCGGTCGTGCTGTGCTATCCGTCCAACCCCACCGCGACGGTGGCGAGCCTGGATTTCTACAAGGACGTGGTGGCGTTTGCGAAGAAGAACGATCTCATCATCCTGTCCGACCTCGCCTATGCGGAGCTCTATTTCGACGGCAATCCCCCGCCGTCCGTGCTCCAGGTGCCGGGTGCGGTGGACGTGACGGTGGAATTCACCTCCATGTCCAAGACCTATTCCATGGCCGGCTGGCGCATGGGCTTCGCGGTGGGCAATGAGCGCCTGATCGCGGCGCTTTCGCGCGTCAAGTCCTACCTGGATTACGGTGCCTATACCCCTATCCAGGTGGCGGCCACCGCGGCGTTGAACGGTCCGCAGGACTATATTGGTGAGATGCGCGAGACCTATAAGCGCCGCCGCGATGCCATGGTCGACAGCTTCGGCCGCGCCGGCTGGACCGTGCCCGTGCCGGCGGCCTCCATGTTCGCCTGGGCACCCATTCCGGAGCCCTTCCGGGCCATGGGGAGCGTGGAATTTGCCAAGCTCCTGATTGAGAAGGCGGAGGTGGCGGTGGCCCCCGGCGTCGGCTTTGGCGAGCATGGCGATGAGTATGTGCGCATCGCCGTGGTGGAGAACGAGCAGCGCATCCGCCAGGCCGCGCGCAACATTCGCCGCTTCTTCGACACTGCTGGTGCCACGCTTCACAATGTGGTGCCGCTGACGGCCGTACGCTGACGCCACGTCTTCAAGGCCGGCGCAAGCCCGGGCAGCCATAGCAGGCCGCCCGATATAAGCGGAAGTGTTGAGCCGGCCGGATCCTCCGCGATCCGGCCTGGCGTTCCTTCCAGGACCAGACACAGGGACATTCGGTTCGATCCATGAGCCAGTTGAGAGTGGGGCTTGCGGGCCTCGGCACGGTCGGGGCGGCGGTCATCCGCATGCTCGAAGCCCGCAAGACCGAACTTGCCGTCCGCACGGGCCGAGAGATCAAGGTTGTCGCGGTGAGCGCCCGCAGCCGCGACAAGGATCGCGGGCTGGACCTGTCTGGCGTGCGCTGGTTCGAGGACCCGGTGGCACTGGCGCGTGATCCGGACATCGACGTGTTCGTGGAACTGATGGGTGGAGAGGGCGATCCGGCCAAGGGGGCGGTCGCCGCGGCGCTTGAGGCCGGCAAGCCGGTGGTGACGGCCAACAAGGCGCTGCTCGCCAAATGCGGCCTGGAGCTTGCCCGGAAGTCGGAAACTGCCGGCGCGGGGCTGCATTTCGAGGCTGCGGTCGCGGGCGGCATCCCCATCGTGAAGACGCTGCGCGAGGCGCTGGCCGGAAACCGCATCGCCCGCGTGTCCGGCATCCTCAACGGCACATGCAACTATATCCTCACCCGCATGGCGGACGAGAAGCTCTCCTTCGAGACCTGTCTCGCCGAGGCCCAGCGCCTGGGCTATGCGGAGGCGGATCCCACCTTCGATATTGACGGGCACGACACCGCCCACAAGCTCTCCATCCTGACCTCGCTCGCCTTCGGCACGCAGGTGGATGCGGAAGCCATTTATCTGGAAGGCATCCGTTCCCTGACGCTGGCGGACCTCGAGGCCGCCGACGACCTTGGCTACAAGGTCAAGCTGCTCGGCGTCGCCGTGCGCACCGACCAGGGCATTGAGCAGCGCGTCCATCCCACCATGGTACCCAAGCACTGGCCCATCGCCCAGGTTTCCGGCGTCACCAATGCGGTGGCAGTGGATGGCGATGCGGTGGCGCTCACGCTGGTGGGGCCCGGTGCCGGGGGCGCCGCCACCGCGTCCGCCGTGGTGGGCGACCTTGCCGACGTGGCGCAGGGCAAGGGCGGCTTCGCCTTCGGCCTGCCCGCCGCCAACCTGGTGCGCGCCGAGCGCGCGCCCATGCAGCATCATGAGGGCGGATATTACATCCGCCTCGCCGCGGTGAACCGTCCCGGCACCGCAGCCACCATTGCCCGGCGCATGGCGGACGAGGGCATTTCCCTCGAATCGATCGTGCAGCGCCGGCCGGGCTCCAAAAGTGCGAATGATCCCGCAACGGTGATCCTGATCACCTACGCGACGACCGAGGAGGCCGTGCGTCGCGCGGTCGCCTCGATCGACGCGGACGGTGTGCTGGCCTCGCAGCCGCAGGTGATCCGCATCGAGAAGGATTGAGGCATGTCCCACAGCCGCGTTC
This genomic interval from Aquabacter sp. L1I39 contains the following:
- the phaC gene encoding class I poly(R)-hydroxyalkanoic acid synthase, translating into MSEQRDVTQAQVQPKLDMDAFANNLARLVEEGGKALAAYIRPREDGKKDELADEVADAVKTIGNVAEYWMADPKRTVEAQSRLMSGYLAVWTAALKKMSGEPAEPVVAPDPRDARFRDPEWNANPFFDALKQTYLVTSTWAESMVTEADSLDPHLKHKAEFLVRQISNAISPSNFILTNPELLRETLNSSGENLVRGMKHLTEDLIEGKGDLRIRQTDMSAFEVGRNLALTPGKVIYQTDLMQLIQYEPSTPSVKKMPILVVPPWINKFYILDLTPEKSYIKWMVDQGFTVFVISWVNPDARLATKGFDDYMREGIFAALDAVQRVTGEPQAHTIGYCVGGTLLAVTLAYMAATGDNRVASSTFLTTQIDFTHAGDLKVFVDEEQLAALERRMKELGYLEGSKMASAFNMLRSNDLIWPYVVNNYMKGKAPFPFDLLYWNADSTRMPAANHSYYLRNCYLENNIAKGKAELAGVRIDMGKVTIPVYCLATKEDHIAPAKSAYIGMGLLGGPVRYVLAGSGHIAGVVNPPAKKKYQYWTGGAVSGEYADWLEHTQEHAGSWWPDWAAWLTNLHPDEVPARPVGGEAFNPIEDAPGSYVRARS
- the waaF gene encoding lipopolysaccharide heptosyltransferase II, whose protein sequence is MSFVVPAQEKNRQTKEPILVAGYGGIGDHVRCFALVRHVAATHPGAPIDFLCRSPTDRVVRFVPELRKAYVDDTPHGRFGLKEKLDLAGRLRREGYRRVYVVSRTMKAAIVPFLAGIPERVGWFGEGRALLINRIRTGERGYPGETEKICGLAGPASGTCLPPRLVVPPQELHAWQDRTLGGAPRGPVLALAPGAYNPHRLWPPAYFADLARRFVEQGWEVWVLGGPQERQAAAEIAAHVPVRDFTGVPLEEAVLQIRSASLFVGNDSGMLHLAGAIGTPSVGLFGPTTAEVSGPRNPNVHAVRPPTGHVSVDKITVDGVEKAIRACTSQSQLSIGAFSFSEQ
- a CDS encoding LL-diaminopimelate aminotransferase; translated protein: MTDFHRIRRLPPYVFEQVNRVKAAARNNGVDIIDLGMGNPDLEAPAHVLEKLKETIGKPRTDRYSASKGIPGLRRAQAAYYERRFGVKVNPDTQVVATLGSKEGFANMAQAITAPGDVILTPNPSYPIHAFGFLMAGGVIRSVPVEPGPGFFHAMERAVQHSIPKPIAVVLCYPSNPTATVASLDFYKDVVAFAKKNDLIILSDLAYAELYFDGNPPPSVLQVPGAVDVTVEFTSMSKTYSMAGWRMGFAVGNERLIAALSRVKSYLDYGAYTPIQVAATAALNGPQDYIGEMRETYKRRRDAMVDSFGRAGWTVPVPAASMFAWAPIPEPFRAMGSVEFAKLLIEKAEVAVAPGVGFGEHGDEYVRIAVVENEQRIRQAARNIRRFFDTAGATLHNVVPLTAVR
- a CDS encoding homoserine dehydrogenase, with product MSQLRVGLAGLGTVGAAVIRMLEARKTELAVRTGREIKVVAVSARSRDKDRGLDLSGVRWFEDPVALARDPDIDVFVELMGGEGDPAKGAVAAALEAGKPVVTANKALLAKCGLELARKSETAGAGLHFEAAVAGGIPIVKTLREALAGNRIARVSGILNGTCNYILTRMADEKLSFETCLAEAQRLGYAEADPTFDIDGHDTAHKLSILTSLAFGTQVDAEAIYLEGIRSLTLADLEAADDLGYKVKLLGVAVRTDQGIEQRVHPTMVPKHWPIAQVSGVTNAVAVDGDAVALTLVGPGAGGAATASAVVGDLADVAQGKGGFAFGLPAANLVRAERAPMQHHEGGYYIRLAAVNRPGTAATIARRMADEGISLESIVQRRPGSKSANDPATVILITYATTEEAVRRAVASIDADGVLASQPQVIRIEKD